Proteins encoded in a region of the Chryseobacterium piperi genome:
- a CDS encoding TonB-dependent receptor has translation MQTSFFKIAAASAALCFSTLAIAQQKYTVSGTVKDQKNGELLIGVAVKVAENPSVSVVANEYGFYSLSLPEGNYTIIISYPGYKDFEQNIQLDHNIKLDLPLSQEEQERTGKIDEVIISGVKKDKNLSTAQMGTETLSIKNIEKLPVLFGEKDVMKTIQLLPGIKSNGEGSSGFSVRGGATDQNLILLDEAPVYNASHLLGFFSTFNSDALKDASIIKGNSPAQYGGRLSSVMDVKMKDGNNKDYNINGGIGLISSRLSVEGPIQKEKSSFIVSGRRTYADLFLKGSDDFKDSKLYFYDLNLKANYQINENNRLYLSGYFGRDVLGIGKTFATDWGNTTATLRWNSIINSKLFSNTSLIYSDYNYKISLESNDNKFGLNSEIQDWNLKQDFTWFAGNKHSVRFGLQSIYHTLTPSSASGTSVSSFPRNPRYSWENAVYINDDFKATEKLTVNYGLRLSSFSVLGGDTFNTYENGILTDSRFLEKGKFGKIYINLEPRITANYRINEVSSVKGGYSRNTQNLHLLSNSSSGNPTDQWIGSSYTVKPEIADQISVGYSRNFNNNNYELNAEVYYKSMQNQIDFKNGAQITFDTAADVESELLFGKGRAYGLELIAKKKSGKLTGWISYTLSKTERKINGINDNEWYNARMDKTHNLSIVATYQLNPKWSFSGLFVYSTGNAVTFPTGKYELNGETVLQYSSRNADRMPAYHRMDLSATYEPSSNKRFRGSWSFGIYNVYGRENAYTITFEDNPNNPGTTRAMQTSLFRWVPNITYNFKF, from the coding sequence TCTATTCTTTATCACTACCTGAAGGTAATTATACAATAATCATTTCGTATCCGGGTTACAAAGATTTTGAGCAAAACATCCAATTGGATCATAATATAAAACTGGATCTTCCCCTAAGCCAGGAAGAGCAAGAAAGAACAGGAAAGATTGACGAGGTCATCATATCCGGGGTTAAAAAAGATAAAAATCTTTCAACTGCACAAATGGGTACGGAAACTTTAAGTATCAAAAATATTGAAAAATTGCCGGTATTATTTGGAGAAAAGGATGTAATGAAGACCATACAGCTGTTACCGGGAATTAAAAGTAACGGTGAAGGAAGCAGCGGATTTAGTGTAAGAGGTGGAGCAACGGATCAGAACTTAATATTATTGGACGAAGCTCCTGTTTATAATGCTTCCCATTTACTTGGGTTCTTCAGTACATTCAACAGTGATGCTCTGAAAGATGCCAGCATCATCAAGGGAAACAGCCCTGCACAGTACGGCGGGCGTCTTTCTTCTGTAATGGATGTCAAAATGAAGGATGGAAATAATAAAGACTACAATATCAACGGAGGAATCGGTTTAATCAGCAGCAGGCTGAGTGTAGAAGGTCCCATTCAAAAAGAAAAATCTTCTTTTATCGTTTCCGGAAGAAGAACTTATGCCGATTTGTTCCTTAAAGGCAGTGATGATTTTAAAGACAGTAAGCTTTATTTTTATGATCTGAACCTGAAAGCCAATTATCAGATCAACGAAAATAACCGTCTTTATTTATCCGGATATTTTGGAAGAGATGTATTGGGAATCGGTAAAACATTTGCAACAGACTGGGGAAATACCACAGCCACTTTACGATGGAACAGTATCATCAACAGCAAATTATTCTCTAATACTTCATTAATTTACAGTGATTATAATTACAAAATCAGCCTGGAAAGTAATGACAATAAATTTGGGTTGAATTCAGAAATTCAGGACTGGAACCTTAAACAGGACTTTACCTGGTTTGCAGGAAATAAACATTCTGTTCGATTCGGACTCCAGTCTATTTACCATACCCTTACTCCCAGCAGTGCTTCAGGCACCAGTGTCAGTAGTTTTCCAAGAAATCCAAGATATTCATGGGAAAATGCAGTGTATATCAATGATGATTTTAAAGCAACGGAAAAGCTGACTGTTAATTATGGTTTAAGACTTTCTTCATTCAGTGTTTTGGGAGGTGATACATTCAATACCTACGAAAATGGAATTCTTACCGATAGCAGATTCTTAGAAAAGGGAAAATTCGGGAAAATATATATCAATCTTGAGCCCCGTATTACAGCCAATTATCGCATCAATGAAGTCAGCAGTGTAAAAGGAGGATATTCCCGTAATACCCAAAATCTACACCTTTTGAGTAACAGCAGCAGTGGAAATCCTACAGATCAATGGATTGGAAGCAGCTATACTGTAAAACCGGAAATTGCAGATCAGATAAGTGTAGGATACAGCAGAAATTTCAACAATAATAATTATGAATTGAATGCTGAAGTGTATTATAAATCTATGCAGAATCAGATCGATTTTAAAAATGGAGCCCAAATAACTTTTGATACGGCTGCAGATGTCGAAAGCGAGCTGTTATTCGGAAAAGGAAGAGCCTATGGTTTGGAGCTGATCGCTAAAAAGAAAAGCGGAAAACTAACAGGGTGGATCTCTTATACCTTATCCAAAACCGAAAGAAAAATCAATGGTATCAATGATAATGAATGGTACAATGCCAGAATGGATAAAACCCACAATCTATCTATAGTTGCTACCTACCAGCTCAATCCAAAATGGTCTTTCTCAGGATTATTTGTTTACAGCACCGGAAATGCGGTCACCTTCCCTACCGGAAAATATGAACTGAACGGAGAAACGGTCCTTCAATACAGCAGCCGAAATGCAGACAGAATGCCGGCTTACCACAGAATGGACTTAAGTGCCACTTACGAGCCAAGTTCTAATAAACGCTTCCGTGGGTCTTGGTCTTTCGGAATCTATAACGTATATGGACGTGAAAATGCTTATACCATTACTTTTGAAGACAATCCGAATAATCCGGGAACGACACGTGCTATGCAGACATCATTATTCCGATGGGTACCTAACATCACTTATAATTTCAAATTTTAA
- a CDS encoding DUF4249 domain-containing protein has product MKNTFFIILSLFLLVSCEKEIDLDLADQSGNIVIEGNITDQPGPYIVRITKSVAFTQNNQYPAVTDAQVIVSDNTGQTETLQYVGDGKYQTTAFTGAAGRIYTLKVQAEGKQYTAQSTMPEAVPFDGLKQDSFVFGGETTYTLLPIFTDPATLGNRYLFSFTINNKPKRTIEVFSDNVNNGLVNQRPLFLPNDDEDGNSHKVVVGDTIHVEMQSIDHTIFTYYSALLQIIGGGGPGGGVTPSNPPSNINNGALGYFSAHTLSKRSAVIE; this is encoded by the coding sequence ATGAAGAATACATTTTTTATCATATTATCTCTGTTTTTATTAGTTTCCTGTGAAAAAGAAATCGATTTAGATCTTGCAGACCAAAGCGGAAACATTGTTATTGAAGGAAACATCACTGACCAACCTGGCCCTTATATTGTGAGAATAACAAAATCCGTCGCTTTTACCCAAAACAACCAATATCCCGCTGTTACTGATGCACAGGTAATAGTCAGCGATAATACAGGACAAACAGAAACCTTGCAATATGTGGGCGATGGAAAATATCAGACGACGGCTTTCACCGGAGCAGCCGGCAGAATCTACACTTTAAAAGTACAGGCAGAAGGAAAACAGTATACTGCCCAAAGTACTATGCCTGAAGCTGTCCCTTTCGACGGATTGAAACAGGATTCTTTTGTGTTCGGAGGAGAAACAACTTATACGCTTTTACCCATCTTTACTGATCCGGCAACATTAGGAAACCGCTACCTCTTTAGTTTTACTATCAATAATAAACCGAAAAGAACAATTGAAGTTTTTTCAGATAACGTGAACAATGGATTAGTCAACCAAAGACCTTTATTTCTTCCTAACGATGATGAAGATGGAAATAGCCATAAAGTCGTTGTAGGAGATACGATTCATGTTGAAATGCAATCTATAGATCATACTATATTTACTTATTACAGTGCTTTGCTTCAAATTATTGGAGGTGGAGGTCCTGGTGGAGGGGTTACGCCTTCTAATCCACCAAGCAATATTAACAATGGTGCATTAGGATATTTCTCAGCACACACGCTTAGTAAAAGAAGTGCTGTAATCGAGTAA
- a CDS encoding FMN-dependent NADH-azoreductase — protein sequence MKKVLIINASVRNGRSYSRKLTQLFVDNWKVKYPDDTFTFREVGTEIIPGIDASWIGGAFIKPASRTEDDHKALALSNELVKELKEHDVYVVATPMYNWSIPSGLKAYIDQVMRINETWKFRSGVPDGDYVGLLENKKMFILSSRGDTGYGENEKNEHMNFQTTYLKFIFGVMGVKDLTVFSLDNEEFGGEIFENSKKEIFETIRSIG from the coding sequence ATGAAAAAAGTATTAATCATCAACGCCAGTGTAAGAAACGGAAGATCTTACAGCCGAAAACTTACTCAACTTTTTGTAGATAACTGGAAAGTAAAATATCCCGACGATACTTTTACGTTCAGGGAAGTGGGAACCGAAATCATTCCGGGGATTGATGCCTCATGGATTGGCGGGGCTTTTATAAAACCTGCAAGCAGAACTGAAGATGACCATAAGGCATTGGCGTTAAGCAATGAATTGGTCAAAGAGTTGAAAGAACATGATGTTTATGTTGTGGCCACTCCTATGTATAATTGGTCGATCCCAAGTGGATTAAAAGCCTATATAGACCAGGTTATGAGAATTAATGAAACCTGGAAATTCAGATCAGGAGTTCCGGATGGTGATTATGTAGGTTTACTTGAAAACAAAAAAATGTTTATACTATCAAGCAGAGGAGATACAGGCTATGGCGAAAACGAGAAAAATGAACACATGAATTTTCAGACCACCTATTTGAAATTTATCTTCGGAGTTATGGGAGTCAAAGATCTGACAGTTTTTTCTCTGGATAACGAAGAATTCGGTGGCGAAATATTTGAAAACTCCAAAAAAGAAATTTTTGAGACGATCAGGTCAATTGGTTAA
- a CDS encoding Crp/Fnr family transcriptional regulator, whose amino-acid sequence MNNHALIRNISRYISLTEEEISIFESFWLEKTLKKGEYLLRNGDVCRYDNYVVSGLLKAFYINLENGNEEILYFSIDDWWASDVDSFSRQKPSIYNIQALEETKVLQINYHSFQKLLLKIPQLDKYFRIILEGYIGTLQKRIIYNNIYDAEYRYFDFLETYPHIASRVPQYLIASYLGVSAEFISRLRKKNKSS is encoded by the coding sequence ATGAATAACCATGCTCTGATCAGGAATATTTCCAGATATATCAGCTTGACTGAAGAGGAAATATCCATCTTTGAAAGTTTCTGGCTTGAGAAAACATTGAAAAAAGGGGAATATCTTTTAAGAAACGGAGATGTTTGCCGCTATGATAATTATGTGGTTTCAGGATTGTTAAAAGCATTTTACATCAATTTGGAAAACGGAAATGAAGAAATCCTTTATTTTTCTATTGATGACTGGTGGGCTTCTGATGTTGATAGTTTTTCCAGGCAAAAACCCTCTATCTATAATATACAGGCTCTTGAGGAGACCAAGGTTTTACAGATCAATTACCATTCTTTTCAGAAACTGCTGCTTAAAATCCCTCAGCTGGATAAATATTTTCGGATCATATTGGAAGGATACATCGGAACACTGCAAAAAAGAATTATTTATAATAATATCTACGATGCAGAATACCGGTACTTTGACTTTTTGGAAACGTATCCCCATATTGCTTCCAGAGTACCTCAATATCTAATAGCTTCTTATCTGGGAGTCTCAGCAGAATTCATCAGCAGACTGCGAAAAAAAAATAAATCATCTTGA
- a CDS encoding alpha/beta hydrolase, which translates to MANTVPGEKDPQILVGIREFLNGLNNSGGKPMETMTPQEARQVLIDAQKSVQVDTSGITESEKEITQDGITVNIHIIKPENAKAEKLPVFMYVHGGGWVLGDYPTHKRLVRDLVVNSGAAAVFVDYTPSPEAKYPVAINQIYAATKWVSENGDEIGVDGKNLAIAGNSVGGNMTAVTCLMAKDKGGPEIKFQLLLWPVADADFTRQSWQDYAEGRFLTANMMKWMWDNYLPDLEKRKEYYASPFQAPLEKMKGLPPALVQLAENDILHDEGLAYARKLDEAGVPVTIQTFNGFIHDYGLLNPLDHIEAVKFSSEQGALGLRKALFS; encoded by the coding sequence ATGGCAAACACAGTTCCGGGTGAAAAAGACCCACAAATTCTGGTAGGAATCAGAGAATTCCTTAACGGACTTAATAATAGTGGCGGTAAACCAATGGAAACCATGACCCCACAGGAAGCAAGACAGGTACTTATCGATGCCCAAAAATCTGTGCAGGTAGATACTTCCGGGATTACGGAATCCGAAAAAGAGATTACACAAGACGGGATTACAGTAAATATCCACATCATAAAGCCTGAAAATGCAAAAGCAGAAAAACTTCCGGTATTTATGTATGTGCATGGTGGAGGTTGGGTACTAGGAGATTATCCTACTCATAAAAGACTGGTTAGAGATTTAGTTGTAAACAGTGGAGCAGCAGCTGTTTTTGTTGACTATACTCCTTCTCCTGAAGCTAAATACCCGGTTGCCATTAATCAGATTTATGCAGCGACAAAATGGGTATCTGAGAATGGTGATGAAATTGGTGTTGATGGTAAAAATCTAGCGATTGCCGGGAACAGTGTTGGAGGTAATATGACTGCTGTTACGTGTTTGATGGCAAAAGATAAAGGCGGACCGGAGATCAAGTTCCAGTTATTACTTTGGCCGGTAGCCGATGCTGATTTCACCCGTCAGTCATGGCAGGATTATGCCGAAGGAAGATTCTTAACGGCTAATATGATGAAATGGATGTGGGATAACTACCTTCCTGATTTAGAAAAAAGAAAGGAATATTATGCTTCTCCTTTCCAGGCACCATTGGAAAAAATGAAAGGACTTCCACCGGCTTTGGTACAATTGGCAGAAAATGATATTTTACATGATGAAGGGCTTGCTTATGCCCGTAAACTGGATGAAGCTGGAGTACCTGTTACCATTCAGACTTTTAACGGCTTTATACACGACTATGGATTATTAAATCCTTTGGATCATATTGAAGCAGTGAAATTCTCTTCAGAGCAAGGAGCATTAGGATTACGCAAGGCGTTATTTTCGTAA
- a CDS encoding type 1 glutamine amidotransferase domain-containing protein — MKKLLLVVTNIGIYESGKFKTGLWLSELTHMYHSAKERGWEVTIASPKGGNVPIDPESLKPLVLDKISKDYYENPDFMSELAHTQSLKSIQNDSFDCIYLAGGHATMYDFPDDKILQIMIRNQYEKHKMVAAICHGVGGLLNVKLSNGKHLIEGRSMTGFDWFEETLARRKREVPFNLEAAIKERGADLKKAFIPMTSNVVVDGHLITGQNPFSSKEMAKVVTQELEK; from the coding sequence ATGAAGAAGCTTCTTTTGGTAGTCACTAATATTGGGATTTATGAAAGCGGTAAATTCAAAACAGGCTTATGGCTGAGTGAACTTACCCACATGTATCACAGTGCAAAAGAAAGAGGATGGGAGGTTACCATTGCAAGCCCGAAAGGGGGAAATGTACCCATTGATCCTGAAAGTCTGAAACCTTTGGTTTTGGATAAAATTTCAAAAGACTATTATGAAAATCCGGACTTTATGAGCGAATTAGCTCATACTCAAAGTCTGAAAAGCATACAAAACGACTCTTTCGATTGTATTTATCTGGCCGGAGGTCACGCTACAATGTATGACTTTCCGGATGATAAGATCTTACAAATAATGATCAGGAATCAGTATGAAAAACATAAAATGGTTGCTGCCATTTGCCACGGAGTAGGTGGGCTTCTGAATGTGAAACTTTCCAATGGAAAACATCTGATAGAAGGCCGGTCAATGACAGGATTTGATTGGTTTGAAGAAACTTTGGCAAGACGAAAAAGAGAAGTTCCGTTTAACCTGGAGGCTGCTATTAAAGAAAGAGGCGCTGATTTGAAAAAAGCATTCATTCCCATGACTTCCAATGTGGTGGTAGATGGACATCTGATTACAGGGCAAAATCCTTTCAGCTCTAAAGAAATGGCTAAAGTTGTGACCCAAGAACTTGAAAAATAA
- a CDS encoding IS110 family RNA-guided transposase, translating to MKSYFIGIDISKDTLDVCIMSDSEEKDIFFKVENTLSGIESMISRNIPENAQLWYCFENTGNYGLLLARILESQEISYYQVPALEIKLSQGIQRGKNDRVDAWRIAKYAKTYCKELKPYLLPSKELLKIKNLLTYRNHLIKVRTQFKNEIKAFYQINKIADVSFEINDIMGHIQQLDKNIALVEEKIKQEIHNQQHLNRNFEKITKVKGVGFLTAAYMIVLTNNFTSFQNPRKFNCYAGIAPFEHTSGTSVQGKTKTSKLRNKRIKTILFNGANSAVIYDEELKSYYQRKKQQGKAHNSIINAVCCKIVYRIFAVVKREEPFVNLTRYNLHMS from the coding sequence ATGAAAAGTTATTTTATAGGAATTGATATTTCCAAAGATACCTTGGATGTTTGTATCATGAGTGATTCTGAAGAGAAAGACATTTTTTTTAAAGTTGAAAATACTCTATCAGGAATTGAAAGTATGATTTCAAGAAACATCCCAGAGAATGCTCAATTGTGGTATTGCTTTGAAAATACAGGAAATTATGGGCTGCTCCTTGCCAGGATATTGGAAAGCCAAGAAATAAGCTATTATCAGGTCCCGGCTCTCGAAATAAAATTAAGTCAGGGAATACAAAGAGGAAAGAATGATCGAGTTGATGCCTGGAGGATTGCCAAGTATGCAAAAACATATTGCAAAGAACTTAAACCTTATCTCCTTCCCAGTAAAGAACTGCTTAAGATAAAAAATCTTCTTACCTACAGAAATCATTTGATAAAGGTAAGAACACAGTTCAAGAATGAGATAAAAGCTTTTTATCAGATCAATAAAATAGCTGATGTAAGTTTTGAAATTAATGATATTATGGGCCATATACAGCAACTGGATAAAAATATAGCATTAGTTGAAGAAAAAATAAAACAGGAAATCCATAATCAACAACACCTCAACCGAAACTTTGAAAAAATAACCAAAGTGAAAGGGGTTGGATTCCTCACAGCAGCTTATATGATTGTATTAACGAATAATTTTACAAGTTTTCAAAACCCAAGGAAATTCAACTGTTATGCAGGGATTGCTCCTTTTGAGCATACATCAGGAACAAGTGTTCAAGGCAAAACTAAAACAAGTAAACTTAGAAATAAAAGAATTAAAACGATTCTTTTTAATGGTGCTAATTCTGCCGTAATTTATGATGAAGAATTAAAATCTTATTACCAAAGAAAAAAACAACAGGGAAAAGCACATAATTCTATTATCAATGCTGTATGCTGTAAAATTGTATATAGAATATTTGCTGTCGTAAAAAGGGAAGAACCTTTTGTAAATTTAACAAGATATAATTTGCATATGTCTTAG
- a CDS encoding SusD/RagB family nutrient-binding outer membrane lipoprotein: MKSVKTYIFSIITAVSVVSCSRVDNLQDDPNRPKTVDAQNLLPGIEISAFSNIRADAALASRQLAYINGVSRDQYYDFQRGSFGVYDQIKQVGKMVEEANKRGSKEYVALARFFKSYYFISLSETFGDIPYTEAVKTDNFYPKYDDQKSIYKDVLKELALANTELSDFNKEILGDLIYKGQPLKWRKLINSYRLRILMDLSKRTDDPDLNVKQAFADIVNNPAQNPIMENGEDSGALSFFNFVNNRYPYFNSNELKTAYYMEQSFVDKLKVSKDPRLFKMAERKTSTVGTSPTDPFSFYDGLYGSGDLGENSTKASNGLASRINPRYFDDPVNEPTLLMGYAELQFILAEAAVRGWITGNANTYYLKGINASMNFYKVNPDDANMYVGQSGINLQPGKEIEQIMDQKHTALFFNTGWRIFYDQRRTGFPKFNTDGKGILNNGKIPKRWMYPASEINTNNTNLTNAINKQYPGGDNINETMWLIK, from the coding sequence ATGAAATCAGTTAAAACATATATATTCTCAATAATAACAGCTGTAAGCGTAGTAAGTTGCAGCAGAGTTGATAATTTACAGGATGATCCTAACCGTCCTAAGACAGTAGATGCTCAGAATCTCCTGCCTGGAATTGAGATCAGTGCCTTTAGCAATATTAGAGCTGATGCAGCTCTGGCATCCAGGCAACTGGCATATATCAACGGCGTTAGCCGGGATCAGTATTATGACTTTCAAAGAGGATCTTTTGGTGTTTATGATCAGATCAAGCAGGTCGGGAAAATGGTAGAAGAAGCAAATAAAAGGGGAAGCAAGGAATATGTGGCATTAGCCCGCTTCTTTAAGTCTTATTATTTCATTTCACTATCTGAGACTTTCGGTGATATTCCTTATACCGAAGCGGTGAAAACAGATAACTTTTATCCAAAATATGATGACCAGAAAAGTATTTATAAAGATGTGTTGAAAGAATTGGCATTGGCTAATACAGAACTTTCAGATTTTAATAAAGAGATACTGGGGGATCTCATCTATAAAGGACAGCCTCTTAAATGGAGAAAGCTGATCAATTCTTATCGATTAAGAATTTTAATGGATTTGTCAAAAAGAACCGATGATCCGGATTTAAATGTGAAACAGGCTTTTGCCGATATTGTGAATAATCCTGCCCAAAACCCTATTATGGAAAATGGTGAAGACAGTGGGGCATTATCTTTCTTCAACTTTGTCAATAACCGGTATCCTTATTTTAACAGCAACGAGCTGAAAACAGCTTATTACATGGAGCAGAGCTTTGTAGATAAACTCAAAGTATCAAAGGATCCAAGATTATTTAAGATGGCTGAAAGGAAGACAAGTACAGTAGGAACCTCCCCAACAGATCCATTTAGCTTTTATGATGGATTATATGGAAGTGGGGATCTGGGAGAAAACTCTACAAAAGCATCCAATGGTCTGGCATCAAGGATTAATCCAAGGTACTTTGATGATCCGGTTAATGAACCTACTTTGTTGATGGGGTATGCAGAATTGCAGTTTATTCTAGCCGAAGCAGCTGTTCGTGGTTGGATCACCGGAAATGCGAATACCTATTATCTGAAAGGAATCAATGCTTCTATGAATTTTTATAAAGTAAATCCGGATGATGCGAATATGTATGTAGGCCAGTCGGGGATTAACCTGCAGCCTGGAAAGGAAATAGAGCAGATTATGGATCAGAAGCATACGGCTTTGTTTTTTAATACCGGCTGGCGCATATTTTATGATCAGAGAAGAACTGGGTTCCCTAAATTTAATACAGATGGAAAAGGGATTCTGAATAATGGCAAGATTCCTAAAAGATGGATGTATCCTGCCTCTGAAATAAATACTAATAATACGAATCTTACGAATGCGATTAATAAACAGTATCCCGGAGGAGATAATATCAATGAAACCATGTGGCTGATTAAGTAA